The proteins below are encoded in one region of Segatella copri:
- a CDS encoding AMP-binding protein: MIERFLKQTKFTSEQDFKEHLEFIIPEDFNFAYDVMDEWAKIKPDHVALLWASERGEEIRFTYKDLKEQSDKAAAYFQSLGIGHDDKVMLILKRHYQWWLAMLGLHKLGAVAIPATHMLTKHDIVYRNNAASVKAIICCGDDYVVEQVNQAMPESPTVKTLISIGPDIPEGFHDWMKEWNECAPFVRPEHVNSNEDTLLMYFTSGTTGEPKMVAHDHLYALGHLTTGVYWHNLHENSIHLTVADTGWGKAVWGKLYGQWFAGATVFVFDHEKFTADKIMRQIEKYHITSFCAPPTIYRFMIQEDFSKYDLSSLEYCTTAGEAMNPSVAETFQKLTGVQIYEGFGQTETTMTLGTFPWIKPKPGSMGKPNPQYDVHILRPDMTECEDGEKGEICIRIGDDKPIGLFKYYYRDEKQTKSVWHDGYYHTGDMAWRDEEGYFWFEGRIDDVIKSSGYRIGPFEVENALMTHPAVVECAITGVPDPIRGMVVKATVVLKDEYKSMAGPDLIKKLQDHVKHETAPYKYPRIIEFVDELPKTISGKIRRVEIREKDNKK, translated from the coding sequence ATGATCGAGAGATTTCTAAAACAGACAAAATTTACTTCAGAGCAAGACTTCAAGGAGCATCTGGAGTTTATCATACCAGAAGATTTCAACTTTGCCTACGACGTGATGGACGAATGGGCAAAGATCAAACCAGACCATGTGGCGCTGCTTTGGGCAAGTGAACGTGGCGAAGAAATCCGTTTTACATACAAGGACCTGAAGGAGCAGAGCGACAAGGCTGCTGCTTACTTCCAGAGTCTCGGCATCGGTCACGATGATAAGGTGATGCTCATTCTGAAGCGTCACTATCAGTGGTGGCTCGCCATGCTCGGTCTCCACAAGTTGGGTGCCGTAGCCATCCCTGCCACCCACATGCTTACCAAGCACGACATCGTTTACCGCAACAATGCAGCAAGCGTGAAGGCGATTATCTGCTGCGGCGATGATTACGTGGTAGAGCAGGTTAATCAGGCAATGCCAGAGAGTCCGACTGTCAAGACTTTGATCAGTATCGGTCCGGATATCCCGGAAGGTTTCCACGACTGGATGAAGGAATGGAACGAATGTGCTCCTTTTGTTCGCCCAGAACATGTAAACTCTAATGAGGATACCCTGCTGATGTACTTCACATCGGGAACCACTGGCGAGCCAAAGATGGTGGCACACGATCACCTCTATGCCCTCGGTCATCTGACCACGGGTGTATATTGGCATAATCTCCACGAGAATTCCATCCACCTTACCGTAGCCGATACCGGTTGGGGCAAGGCTGTATGGGGTAAGCTCTACGGACAATGGTTTGCCGGAGCCACCGTCTTCGTCTTCGATCACGAGAAGTTTACAGCGGATAAGATCATGCGCCAGATTGAGAAGTATCACATCACCTCTTTCTGTGCCCCTCCTACTATCTACCGCTTCATGATTCAGGAAGATTTCTCTAAGTATGACCTCAGCAGTCTTGAATACTGCACCACTGCGGGCGAGGCTATGAACCCATCCGTGGCAGAGACCTTCCAGAAACTCACTGGTGTTCAGATTTATGAGGGCTTCGGACAGACTGAGACTACGATGACACTCGGAACCTTCCCTTGGATCAAACCCAAGCCAGGAAGCATGGGCAAGCCTAACCCACAATATGATGTTCACATCCTTCGCCCAGACATGACGGAATGCGAGGATGGTGAAAAGGGCGAGATTTGCATCCGCATCGGCGATGACAAGCCTATCGGCCTCTTCAAATATTACTATCGTGATGAAAAGCAGACCAAATCGGTTTGGCATGATGGTTACTATCACACGGGCGATATGGCTTGGCGTGATGAGGAAGGCTACTTCTGGTTTGAGGGCAGAATCGACGATGTGATCAAGAGTTCGGGTTACCGTATCGGTCCTTTCGAGGTAGAGAATGCCCTGATGACTCACCCAGCCGTAGTAGAGTGCGCCATCACCGGTGTGCCAGACCCAATCCGCGGTATGGTAGTCAAGGCAACCGTCGTACTGAAGGATGAATACAAGAGTATGGCGGGCCCTGACCTCATCAAGAAGTTGCAGGATCATGTGAAGCATGAGACTGCTCCTTATAAATATCCTCGCATCATCGAATTCGTAGATGAATTGCCAAAGACCATCTCCGGCAAGATTCGAAGAGTAGAGATTCGAGAAAAAGACAATAAAAAATAA
- a CDS encoding helix-turn-helix domain-containing protein: MDEAIKQIGERLKGLREVLNIPAEEIAELCEISLDHYLKIESGEADPSVYRLSKISKRYGIDLDVLLFGEEPRMKGYYVTRKGQGPEIDRNNQYKYQSLAVGFKDRKVNPFMVQVDPLPGDKKPNKNGHDGQEYDYVIEGQLEVTIEEKVMVLNPGDSIYFDSRKSHCFRSLNNEPAKFLCIII, translated from the coding sequence ATGGACGAAGCAATCAAACAAATCGGTGAAAGGCTGAAAGGTCTCCGCGAGGTTCTCAATATTCCTGCCGAGGAAATTGCAGAACTGTGCGAAATCAGTCTTGATCATTACCTCAAGATAGAATCCGGTGAGGCGGATCCTTCTGTTTATCGCCTGTCAAAAATCTCAAAGCGATACGGCATCGACCTTGACGTGCTGCTCTTCGGCGAGGAACCTCGCATGAAGGGATACTACGTTACCCGCAAGGGACAGGGACCGGAGATTGACCGCAACAACCAGTATAAATACCAGAGCCTTGCCGTAGGATTCAAGGATAGAAAGGTGAATCCGTTCATGGTACAGGTTGATCCGTTGCCAGGCGACAAGAAACCGAACAAGAACGGACACGACGGACAAGAATATGATTATGTGATAGAGGGACAGCTCGAAGTAACCATCGAAGAGAAGGTGATGGTGCTGAATCCGGGCGACAGCATCTACTTCGACAGTAGAAAGTCGCATTGTTTCCGCTCACTCAACAATGAGCCAGCCAAGTTCCTTTGTATAATTATCTAG
- a CDS encoding pyrroline-5-carboxylate reductase, translated as MKITIIGAGAMGGAMAEGLLQSEKFTPSDITVSDHNQPVLDHFASEGASVTLDNQLACHGADIICVVVKPWCVEKTLKGIKDALNYKSQKLVVVAAGVPSANIKEWLDKDDITPTFFLVMPNIAIAYKQSMTFITPIDASATEIQQITEIFDELGESLIMEERLFPAATAMSCAIAYAMRYVRANVEGGVEMGFKAKDAQKIVLQTIKGAVELLQETGEHPEAAIDKVTTPGGCTIKGLNTMEQGGFTSAVINGLLAGKK; from the coding sequence ATGAAAATAACAATTATCGGAGCAGGTGCTATGGGCGGTGCCATGGCTGAAGGACTCTTGCAGAGCGAGAAGTTCACTCCATCAGATATTACGGTATCTGACCACAACCAACCAGTATTGGATCACTTCGCAAGCGAAGGAGCCAGCGTAACTCTCGACAACCAGTTGGCTTGCCATGGCGCAGACATCATCTGTGTGGTAGTAAAACCTTGGTGCGTAGAGAAGACATTAAAGGGAATCAAGGATGCACTCAACTACAAGAGTCAGAAACTCGTAGTGGTAGCAGCCGGTGTGCCATCAGCCAACATCAAGGAGTGGTTAGACAAAGATGATATCACCCCAACCTTCTTCCTCGTGATGCCAAACATCGCCATCGCCTACAAACAGTCGATGACCTTCATCACTCCTATAGATGCATCTGCCACAGAAATCCAGCAGATTACAGAAATCTTCGATGAATTGGGCGAAAGCCTCATCATGGAAGAACGTCTCTTCCCAGCAGCTACCGCTATGTCGTGTGCCATCGCTTACGCCATGCGCTATGTAAGAGCCAATGTAGAAGGCGGCGTAGAGATGGGCTTCAAGGCAAAGGATGCCCAGAAGATTGTCTTGCAGACCATCAAGGGTGCCGTAGAGCTGCTTCAGGAAACTGGCGAACACCCAGAGGCTGCCATTGATAAAGTAACAACTCCTGGCGGCTGCACCATCAAGGGCTTGAATACCATGGAACAAGGCGGCTTTACCAGCGCAGTGATCAATGGTTTATTGGCAGGAAAAAAATAA
- a CDS encoding outer membrane beta-barrel protein encodes MKINFILGSALLLSQPLCAQNEEAKDTLTAQMMMQNLPEVFVKATRPIVKAERGQLVYNMPLLIEKMPADNAYDALTRIPGVNELNGNINYAGKELTLIINGKPTTLNYAQLAERLKAMPASQLAKAEVMLAAPARLHVRGMVINLITKDYVGKNLLSGQIQSIWSQSKYGEGKGKGNLLFQKGKFGLDAMYSFTDGTSYGETTTYANHPLQGKRVAYHDKTSQKTPELTHNYRLGLSYAFADNHQLSLAYTGKWDSSHPHHETKGTGTSQQQGNEHTYLHNVDASYNLPFGLQIGISYLNYQNPSQQYLEGTILDEERILYTNSKQVIDKWLFTADQSHSLKKGWELSYGMKFQSSNNRSYQATTNKDGADIPDATSQVNIEERILSFYGGISKQINERISLEASVEAELYHSPQWNKWHIYPTLNASWKANPGNILNLSFSSSSQFPSYWSTMSSIYYASTYMEIWGNPHLKPYSTYETNLMWTIKSRHTLMAFAEFQPNYSVQLPYQTTDHLAVIMKETNFDYNHTIGIRASTTFGIGNWMNGSVSATGIYRHDKSNDFFDLPFNRKHISAVLAGNLSAQLSRSHHIHFILNPFYQSKAIQGTYDIKSVFLLIAMLRWASDNDKWSIVVKGSNIFNEGFSTKSVQGNQDYHMNIKQDWASASISIIYKIGKYKEKRTKNVDTSRMGVN; translated from the coding sequence ATGAAAATAAATTTTATCTTAGGTTCAGCATTATTGCTGAGCCAGCCCCTTTGCGCTCAAAACGAAGAGGCAAAAGACACGCTTACCGCCCAGATGATGATGCAAAACCTGCCAGAGGTTTTCGTCAAGGCGACACGTCCTATCGTCAAGGCAGAAAGAGGACAGTTGGTTTACAATATGCCACTGCTCATAGAGAAAATGCCGGCAGACAACGCTTATGATGCCCTTACCCGAATACCAGGAGTAAACGAACTAAACGGCAACATCAATTATGCAGGAAAGGAACTGACTCTCATCATCAACGGCAAACCAACCACGCTCAATTATGCACAACTGGCAGAGCGATTAAAAGCCATGCCCGCATCACAATTAGCCAAAGCCGAAGTGATGCTGGCAGCGCCAGCACGCTTACATGTTCGTGGAATGGTCATCAACCTGATTACCAAAGACTATGTAGGAAAGAACCTGCTTTCAGGACAAATACAAAGCATCTGGAGCCAAAGCAAATACGGAGAAGGGAAAGGCAAAGGCAACCTGCTGTTCCAAAAAGGAAAATTCGGTCTGGATGCCATGTATTCATTTACAGATGGAACATCATACGGTGAGACTACTACCTATGCCAATCATCCACTTCAAGGAAAGCGAGTAGCGTATCATGACAAGACCTCACAGAAAACCCCAGAATTGACTCACAACTATCGCTTGGGACTGAGTTATGCATTTGCTGATAACCACCAACTATCCCTGGCATATACAGGAAAATGGGACAGCAGCCATCCTCATCATGAAACGAAGGGAACAGGCACATCCCAGCAACAGGGCAATGAGCATACCTACCTGCACAATGTAGATGCCAGCTACAACCTGCCCTTTGGACTACAAATAGGCATATCCTATCTCAACTACCAAAACCCCAGCCAGCAATATCTGGAAGGAACAATACTTGACGAAGAACGTATTCTATACACAAACAGCAAGCAGGTAATAGACAAATGGCTTTTCACAGCAGACCAATCCCACTCATTGAAGAAGGGTTGGGAGCTGTCGTATGGTATGAAATTCCAAAGCAGCAACAACAGAAGCTACCAAGCCACGACCAACAAGGATGGAGCAGACATTCCTGATGCAACCAGCCAGGTGAATATCGAAGAAAGAATCTTGAGTTTCTATGGCGGCATAAGCAAACAGATAAACGAGCGAATCAGCTTGGAAGCCTCTGTCGAAGCGGAGCTGTACCATTCTCCACAATGGAACAAATGGCATATTTATCCCACTCTTAATGCATCGTGGAAAGCCAATCCTGGCAACATACTCAACTTATCCTTCAGTTCCAGCTCACAGTTTCCTAGCTATTGGTCAACTATGAGCAGCATTTACTATGCCTCTACCTATATGGAGATATGGGGAAATCCTCATCTCAAGCCTTACTCTACATACGAGACCAACCTGATGTGGACAATCAAAAGTCGCCATACATTGATGGCATTTGCAGAGTTCCAACCCAACTATTCTGTGCAGTTGCCTTATCAGACTACCGACCACCTGGCAGTCATTATGAAGGAGACCAATTTCGACTATAATCATACTATAGGCATTAGAGCATCGACAACTTTCGGTATAGGCAATTGGATGAACGGAAGTGTTTCGGCAACAGGAATCTACAGACATGACAAGAGTAACGATTTCTTTGACTTGCCCTTCAATCGCAAACATATCTCTGCCGTTCTTGCCGGAAATCTATCCGCCCAGCTTAGCCGAAGCCATCACATCCATTTCATACTTAACCCATTCTATCAGTCGAAAGCCATTCAAGGAACCTATGACATCAAATCAGTCTTTCTCTTGATTGCTATGTTGAGATGGGCTTCCGATAATGATAAATGGAGCATTGTGGTTAAAGGCAGCAACATCTTCAACGAGGGATTCTCTACAAAATCAGTACAAGGCAATCAAGACTACCACATGAACATCAAGCAAGATTGGGCATCTGCCTCCATCTCCATCATCTATAAGATAGGCAAGTACAAGGAGAAGAGAACCAAGAACGTAGATACTTCCAGAATGGGAGTAAACTAG
- a CDS encoding tetratricopeptide repeat protein: MKQFRLILILWLCMAMNAKANETTANLLQQGDSCLSRYDVFHATQYYQNYLEANPSHLGARRKLASCYRKVGNYTACISCLDKIPSDSINHEDMRMYYYAYLNQNNNDKVSLWGERIAFLFPYDSEIIASLAVHYNGVNKPDRAEKVTKNYISQCDSTNLYVNKEYAYSLFMQFKYDEAIPLYEKLIAQGFDNFESNFILGLCYEDLPDNEKALKHYQKAVQFKNDNATCLFHLALIEKSFCMDSLSMAHFNQSLEVSLPKDRALRTYKWLADLHFQHSRYADAARDFELSILYDEEDPLNYYNAAQMFIASKNKLKAKLYLQLFLANANRLEDKKEAAQLISKAKEQLKQ; encoded by the coding sequence ATGAAACAGTTTAGATTGATCCTTATATTATGGCTATGTATGGCAATGAATGCCAAGGCCAACGAGACCACAGCTAATCTACTCCAACAAGGAGATAGCTGTTTGAGTAGATATGATGTGTTTCATGCAACCCAATACTACCAAAACTATTTGGAAGCAAATCCATCTCACCTGGGAGCACGCAGGAAACTGGCTTCCTGCTATCGGAAAGTAGGCAACTACACCGCCTGCATTTCTTGCCTAGACAAGATTCCATCAGATAGCATCAACCACGAAGACATGCGAATGTACTATTATGCGTATCTCAATCAGAACAACAATGACAAGGTTTCTCTTTGGGGCGAGCGCATCGCATTCTTATTCCCATACGACAGTGAAATTATCGCTTCGCTTGCCGTACATTACAATGGGGTGAACAAACCAGACAGAGCAGAAAAAGTGACGAAGAATTACATTTCTCAATGTGATTCCACTAACTTATATGTCAACAAAGAATATGCCTATTCCCTATTCATGCAATTCAAATACGATGAGGCTATACCCTTGTATGAGAAACTGATAGCGCAAGGATTTGATAATTTCGAATCCAATTTCATCCTTGGTCTCTGTTATGAGGACCTGCCGGACAATGAAAAGGCGCTGAAACATTACCAGAAAGCTGTTCAGTTCAAAAACGACAATGCCACTTGCCTTTTCCACTTGGCTTTGATAGAGAAATCCTTCTGCATGGATTCATTGTCTATGGCTCATTTCAACCAGTCGTTAGAGGTTTCCTTGCCAAAAGACAGAGCTTTGCGAACCTATAAATGGCTAGCCGACTTACATTTTCAACACAGCCGATATGCAGACGCAGCACGTGACTTTGAGTTAAGCATCCTTTACGATGAAGAAGACCCGCTCAACTATTACAATGCCGCCCAAATGTTCATCGCTTCCAAAAACAAGCTGAAAGCGAAACTGTATCTCCAGTTATTCTTAGCAAATGCAAACAGACTGGAAGATAAAAAAGAGGCAGCACAACTCATATCCAAAGCCAAAGAGCAACTCAAGCAATAG
- a CDS encoding energy transducer TonB, with the protein MKEKNYQEETYFLGKAQETRYTKSHIYKKVFGIAACVIAIIGITLVLMFKPQSVSQPHVLKTIAVLPEGGQMPIFNGNGNINDFLRWVMTNIQYPKGLEDKPARVVINFTVQKDGTLGLFKVLEAPKEKAYEQTVIELLKRSPHWKPARLSDGEEVNMEFTLPVVFTPEVRKK; encoded by the coding sequence ATGAAAGAAAAAAACTATCAGGAAGAAACTTATTTCCTGGGCAAAGCACAGGAAACAAGATACACAAAATCTCATATATATAAAAAGGTATTTGGGATAGCCGCTTGCGTGATAGCAATAATAGGTATAACCCTCGTCCTTATGTTCAAACCGCAAAGCGTATCACAACCTCATGTGTTAAAGACGATAGCTGTTTTACCGGAAGGTGGTCAGATGCCAATTTTCAACGGCAATGGCAACATCAACGATTTCCTAAGATGGGTGATGACAAACATCCAATATCCTAAAGGATTGGAAGACAAGCCTGCGCGAGTCGTCATCAACTTCACCGTTCAAAAGGATGGAACATTGGGATTGTTTAAAGTTCTCGAAGCTCCCAAAGAAAAAGCCTATGAGCAGACTGTGATTGAACTTCTCAAGAGAAGCCCTCATTGGAAGCCTGCCCGACTCTCCGATGGCGAGGAAGTCAACATGGAGTTTACCTTGCCTGTCGTTTTCACTCCCGAAGTAAGAAAGAAATAA